The Lasioglossum baleicum chromosome 18, iyLasBale1, whole genome shotgun sequence genomic sequence gttattttaagaaatgaAGGTTTAAGATACATAGAAGTAGGTGGAAGAACGAATTAAAAAACACTGGATGATAAATGTGATAACAGTTCGATGTTGCCATAATGGTTTTTGAAAGTTTTACCTCGGGATGTACCTTCTCGCGATTTATTACATTGTAGACGTAGTCAGAAGGCTTGAGTGCACATTGCGAGAATTGTTGGAACATTGTTAAAACCACAAATGTTTCTTTGAAGACGCTGAGCCTTTCTCCTCTAACCTTTTATCTCCTCCTTGTATTTAAAGATTCCCTCGAATCTGTTGGCTTACGATTTTCTCCATGAGTAGCTCCATTTTAACATCATTTGCTAGGCTAAAACAGAATTCTGTATCAAATTGTGGAGAAATTAATAGTGGTAACAGAACAATAACATTTCAGCTTCCTATTCAACTTTacctataaataaaataatgaaccTTTAATTTatagatcaaattttatattttattgtattactaAACTTCAAATAAATCGGGCACGATTAGTGTTCTCTTTCAAGGTAATACTGGTATTGATAGTAacaattgtaattgaattactgaaTCTGAAACATGACCGTTGAACATGAagctaataaatattttaattggcCATGAATAAAAATGCCACAAGCGGGGTTCAACATTTGCGATAAAGTGTCGGTTATACTAAGTGTCCGCACACTTTGCTGTACAAGAATAGACCCGGTGTGCATCCGACGAGACTAGTTGAGTTATTCAGTAGGGTGCTTCTGAATTTTATTAAATCACGTCCAAGAGATTTACGGCGATATTTCAACCGAGGAACTTCCTATGAAGACGACGTGGACCGTTTTGTCTTGTCGGCGATTGTTTGATCAAGTAAAACGTCCCTTTCGTTGGACGATCTTCAAGGATCTAGAGATCCAACGGCTTTGCGGTAAAAACGTTTCGTCCTTCGATTCCATAAAAAGTAAGCCGCGATACAGACTgttcggtgagaatgcgaaaaCGGTAATAAAGTGACAGAAGTTATTGAAAATAATTCattgaatattatattatatttgaatacatatcatgaaaattgaatttcataaaaattgaaatagaaaatttataaatGGAAATGATTTTATATCAATCTTTGTCTGCGAAGTTTAATTCAAGGTATTTCTTCAACATGATCGCCCATTCCGTTTCTACTGACTCACAGTCTGTATCGTCACAGCTGTCTGACCATAGGCTGTTACATACTACTGATTCCCTTCGAAGTCTCTGCTGGTATGCATAAGTAAAACGAAACATGAATTTATAGTTTCCCAATGCACCAgtcttaaatattaatttttattgcagTAGCcttctaaataaataaactttacAAAATAATCTAAATTAATAGTACACATGCTTCTTAgaagtaaaaataaaaacgtAGTTGCTGTACACAATTTTGAGACTGTCAGAATAACAATTTTCTGAGTGGAGCTTCAATGTgcagaaaaatgataaaaatgtgaTTTGGGGAACGTTGTAAAGCATTCCAAGAATCTCAGGACAATCCTGACCAACGTAATGCATTTTTCCACCATCTGAGTACATCTTAAACCTAGTTCttacataataaatttattcttcgCACTAAATAAAAGATCGCTCTTGCACGGGGTTTCTGGGAGAAGGGAAAAGAGACTCGGAGGAGCCAGCAGAAAAATTCATGCTACTATCAAGTGTAACCATATTGTTTAATGCTCCGCAGAGGGCTCTTCCGTGTTCTCTTCCTCTTTTCTTTCCAGCGATCGCTGGATTCGCCGTTTGTATGAAAAGGTACAATCTGTTTTACATACTTTAAAATACTTTTACATACTTTCGAGCACCGTTGGAAGAAACGTGGGCGTTCGAGAGGGCAATTTAACATTTTCATCGTTAAACTgcgttaaaatttataaataaaagaaacacAGATCGTTTGCATTCGtttcataaaaatgtaaatgaaattaatgactcgtttgcattcttttcacaaaaatgtaaatgaagtTAACGAAACAAATCGATAGAAGATTCGATTGATTTAGCAAACGAGTATAGCAAACAATTTCCGGTTCTAACAAGACACCGTTTAATGACCAGAAACATTAAGGACGATAATGTATCGGGAAATGTATTTGATCCACGTTTGAATTTGGTTCTATATGGCTTCTGTCGTGCCAACCATGCTCTACAGGAGTATGATATAATCCATAATTGACGCCGTTCGTTGCTATTTTTTTCAAGCCCTGTATACTGGAAAGTATCAGCGCCATTTTGGCTAAAAGTAACGCTTTGCCACCGAGCACTGCCAAGAATTGAAAACCCATTGGGATGAGAATGGAACCCATCAACACGAACCCCATCATTAGCAGGGGCACCATTTGGTTGTACTTGCGCCTGTTACGCCGCCTGCGGCCTGCaaacattataatattattaacaaatACTTCTGTCTTGTTCCACATACAATAtctcattttataaaaattgggcaTTTCACGAGAATCGCCATTATAAATTGAGAATCGGAAAGGAGTAGGGTCTAGCGTGTGCAAAGCCAACCTTCGAATATACTATTGTTCACTTCCGGCTTGGACTTGTTCAACGAGGAAGCTGCGACGCTGGTGAGGTGGTCGACGTCCACTTTGAAAACATGGGTGCGTAAAACGCGTAATAGTCGTTTTACGATTATTGCTGTCGAGTCTGATTCATCGTGGGGCTCGCTGCAACAGAAACATTTCACTGTGTCAATAAAATGGCCCGGAAAAATATGAACAATCAAATTTATTATACAGCAGTATCTAGTACTGGGATTCagctaaaatttattaaaatcgatACCTACAGGtgcctaatttttattttgatatttaaactgCAAGTTCTGAGATAAAGAACATAAAATTGGTAACAAAAACGGCACAAGGTTCAATTGGTCAGGTACCATTTCTGAAGCTGCTTTATTCGCAAGTTCAACAGCGATTTCGACGATTTTAATAAAACGTCATCCCACCAGGAATAAAGTGACGGATCATTTAAGACGACTTTTCTGCGAGGAGACTTTATAACGCGGATTCCTTGCAACGAGCGATCGCGTGACTTGAAATTCGTCTGCAGTCAAACGCTCGGAGCGTTCCATTAAAGTTCCGATATTTTTCCTGTTCGCATGAAATAGAGCGAAACGAAGCCGCAACTGATCGTACTGTTATCGATAGCCGTGGTATCTGCGTGCAAGCTCCTTCGCAGCCTAAAACACTTCCGTggaaagatacaatcgaaattGTACGAATAGCAACTTTTTTAGCAGAAAATTGACAAGGAGACCGGGAGAGCTTATTTTCGATTAGGTTTATTAGATTAAGAGACTAGCATAGACCAGACTATGTTTGGGATAGGTCTTATTGTAAGTCTCAAGAAGATCGATCAACCTTTAGGTGGATTAAATCTACGAGAGGCTAAGTTAGATGAATTTGCTAATCAGAGTTGCAATTAAAGATTGTTTTATTATTCAATGACTTCGATCAGAGTTCGGTTTCTTTCGTTCTCGATCTTCTCTGGTCATCGTTCAAGCTGCGCCGACAACATACCAAATTAGCCCGAGGATGTAGCCCTTAGTTAAGtctgatttaaataaattaagtaaAGTAGTTTTAATCTGGATTACGTCGGGAGCAGTACTAATGCCAACGTAAATGGAGTTCAGTTTA encodes the following:
- the Osi23 gene encoding DUF1676 domain-containing protein Osi23, encoding MFLSMQTRFYVFALVPIALGHADQADVDGKTRWYHSLGTVFKDCPYESWSNPSQEDFFEKYRRCVQERALAALDLLLADDVIPLVDGLDLVRFDDDRSNSTKEKPVDSEPHDESDSTAIIVKRLLRVLRTHVFKVDVDHLTSVAASSLNKSKPEVNNSIFEGRRRRNRRKYNQMVPLLMMGFVLMGSILIPMGFQFLAVLGGKALLLAKMALILSSIQGLKKIATNGVNYGLYHTPVEHGWHDRSHIEPNSNVDQIHFPIHYRP